One part of the Caproiciproducens sp. CPB-2 genome encodes these proteins:
- a CDS encoding sugar ABC transporter ATP-binding protein, with translation MPSEYTLEMNNIFKSFGSNKVLDDVSISIKPGEVRALMGENGAGKSTLMKILGGIYHADQGNIKIDGETVQINTVDDARRYGISFIHQEISNVPSMTIAENFFLGKEPKTKAGLIDQRRMHRETRAALDLMGIDLPTNRLITGLSIAKQQMLEIARAINENAKVIIMDEPTASLANAEVEDLFRQVKMLKEKDVAIIYISHRMEETFLVCDTVTVLRDGKFIGTKNTAEATEKELISMMVGRKFDEIYGQERAVGGETLMQVKGLCSRAVKDVSFDLKKGEILGFAGLVGAGRTETALALFGIDKIHSGEVWIEGKKVSISNPTEAIRAGIALVPEDRKGQGLFLGHSIAVNLTFQVLKEFIYNLRINRKKEANLISTYQNKLSIRMASVNQLVGELSGGNQQKVVISKWLASKPKVLILDEPTRGIDVGAKAEIYKLMSDLSKEGVSIIMISSELPEIINNSSRIAVMSEGRLVKILDPDVDEISQEIIMSYAVEGGNK, from the coding sequence ATGCCAAGTGAGTATACCCTTGAGATGAATAACATTTTTAAGTCATTTGGCTCCAACAAAGTCCTGGATGACGTATCGATCTCCATTAAACCGGGAGAAGTACGTGCTTTGATGGGGGAAAACGGTGCCGGAAAATCCACTTTGATGAAGATTCTCGGCGGTATTTACCATGCCGATCAAGGCAATATCAAGATAGACGGGGAAACGGTACAGATTAACACTGTGGATGACGCCCGCCGTTACGGCATCAGCTTTATCCATCAGGAAATCAGCAATGTTCCCAGTATGACAATCGCTGAAAACTTTTTCCTTGGCAAGGAACCCAAGACAAAAGCGGGGCTGATCGACCAGCGCAGAATGCACCGCGAAACCCGCGCCGCGCTGGACCTGATGGGAATCGATCTGCCGACAAACCGTCTGATCACGGGCCTGTCGATCGCAAAGCAGCAGATGCTGGAAATCGCGCGCGCCATCAATGAAAACGCAAAAGTGATTATTATGGACGAGCCTACCGCTTCGCTGGCCAACGCCGAGGTTGAAGACCTTTTCCGGCAGGTAAAAATGCTGAAGGAAAAAGACGTAGCCATCATATACATTTCACACCGTATGGAGGAAACCTTCCTTGTCTGCGACACGGTTACCGTGCTGCGCGACGGTAAATTTATCGGTACGAAAAACACGGCGGAAGCAACCGAAAAAGAGCTGATCAGCATGATGGTCGGCCGCAAGTTCGACGAGATCTACGGACAGGAGCGCGCTGTGGGCGGCGAGACGCTGATGCAGGTAAAAGGGCTGTGCAGCAGGGCTGTGAAGGATGTCAGCTTCGACCTGAAAAAGGGCGAGATCCTGGGCTTTGCCGGACTCGTGGGTGCGGGTCGTACGGAAACGGCTCTTGCGCTGTTCGGAATCGATAAAATCCACTCCGGCGAAGTATGGATCGAAGGAAAAAAAGTATCTATCTCCAATCCGACGGAAGCAATCCGCGCGGGCATCGCACTGGTTCCCGAAGACCGTAAAGGGCAGGGGCTCTTTTTGGGCCACAGCATCGCGGTGAACCTTACTTTTCAGGTTTTGAAAGAATTTATCTACAATCTCAGAATCAATCGTAAAAAAGAAGCGAATTTGATCTCCACATATCAGAATAAACTTTCGATACGCATGGCATCCGTCAACCAGCTGGTGGGCGAGCTGTCCGGCGGTAACCAGCAGAAAGTTGTAATTTCAAAATGGCTGGCGTCTAAGCCAAAGGTTCTGATCCTGGATGAACCGACCCGCGGCATCGACGTGGGCGCAAAGGCGGAAATCTACAAGCTGATGAGCGACCTGAGCAAAGAAGGGGTATCTATTATCATGATCTCGTCCGAATTGCCTGAGATCATTAATAACTCCAGTCGTATTGCGGTTATGAGCGAAGGCAGACTTGTTAAAATATTAGACCCTGATGTAGACGAAATCTCTCAGGAGATTATCATGTCCTACGCAGTGGAAGGAGGAAACAAATAA
- a CDS encoding bifunctional 4-hydroxy-2-oxoglutarate aldolase/2-dehydro-3-deoxy-phosphogluconate aldolase, producing MKNLMDIITGAALVPVVVIDDHTKSADLGKALCAGGIPMAEITFRTDSARQAVREMAEKVPEITVGAGTIHTVEQAKSAVDAGAKFIVTPGFIPAVVEWCLKNDIPVIPGCSNATDLEAALRFGLDTVKFFPAEASGGIKALKSFAGPYKGLRFIPTGGISENNVEEYLSLSNVAACGGSWMVPKDLVEAGDFSRIVSLCKEAVRRAFGFELLHVGVNTKDAQDASNVANSFAGLLSIPVMEFPGAYFAGTMFEIVKGPFLGENGHIAIQTSDIERAVHHFECMGAELDKSSAVRDENGGLIAIYFKQTIGGFAIHLRRK from the coding sequence ATGAAGAACCTGATGGATATTATCACGGGCGCCGCCCTGGTGCCGGTGGTTGTTATTGACGACCATACCAAATCCGCGGATCTGGGAAAGGCACTGTGCGCCGGGGGGATTCCCATGGCCGAGATTACCTTCCGCACGGATTCCGCACGGCAGGCAGTGCGGGAGATGGCTGAAAAGGTGCCGGAAATCACTGTCGGAGCCGGTACCATCCATACAGTGGAGCAGGCGAAAAGTGCCGTGGACGCCGGGGCGAAATTTATCGTGACGCCGGGTTTTATCCCCGCCGTTGTGGAGTGGTGCCTGAAAAACGATATTCCGGTGATCCCCGGCTGTTCCAATGCGACCGATCTGGAAGCGGCTCTCCGTTTTGGCCTGGATACCGTTAAGTTTTTCCCGGCCGAGGCCAGCGGCGGAATCAAGGCGCTGAAATCGTTCGCGGGTCCTTACAAAGGGCTCCGGTTTATCCCCACAGGTGGAATCAGTGAAAACAATGTGGAAGAGTATCTTTCCCTTTCCAACGTCGCCGCATGCGGCGGTTCCTGGATGGTGCCGAAAGATTTGGTCGAAGCGGGAGATTTCAGCCGGATTGTCAGCCTGTGCAAGGAGGCCGTGCGCAGGGCGTTCGGATTTGAGTTGCTGCATGTCGGTGTCAACACAAAGGATGCTCAGGACGCGTCCAACGTGGCGAACAGCTTTGCCGGACTTCTTTCCATTCCGGTCATGGAGTTCCCGGGCGCTTATTTTGCCGGGACCATGTTTGAAATCGTGAAGGGTCCGTTCCTGGGCGAAAACGGGCATATCGCCATTCAGACCAGCGATATCGAGCGCGCGGTCCATCATTTCGAGTGCATGGGAGCGGAGCTGGATAAAAGTTCGGCGGTGCGCGACGAAAACGGCGGTCTGATCGCAATTTACTTCAAACAGACGATCGGCGGCTTTGCCATCCATTTGAGAAGGAAATAA
- a CDS encoding C-terminal binding protein, giving the protein MVNRNLVAITDCDHDSITVEAGVLKAAGLEAPWLQCKTEDDLIRECVGFKSVINQYAPFTEKVFDNLPDLKVIVRYGVGVDNIDLTAATKHGVKVCNVPDYGMYEVADHAMALALALARKIVLNNDNVKSGVWEYQKAIPIYRLSTQTVGVIGVGRIGTAFAERAKAFGMKVLAYDEYAQKAGRTKDYMKMVSLDELLKRSDIISVHCPLDGNRDLIAAPQLKKMKESAYLINVSRGGIINERDLFNALSDKEIAGAACDVFSPEPIAKDNPLLSLPNFLATPHIAWYSEESAIELERKVAEEAVRGALDQPLLNVVNAAAGK; this is encoded by the coding sequence ATGGTCAACCGGAATCTTGTGGCGATTACAGACTGTGACCATGACAGCATCACGGTGGAAGCCGGAGTGCTGAAAGCGGCCGGATTGGAAGCGCCCTGGCTCCAATGTAAGACGGAAGACGACCTGATTCGTGAATGCGTAGGATTCAAGTCAGTGATTAACCAGTATGCCCCCTTCACAGAAAAGGTGTTTGACAATCTGCCGGACCTCAAGGTGATTGTGCGTTACGGCGTGGGTGTGGATAATATTGATCTGACGGCCGCCACAAAGCACGGCGTTAAAGTCTGCAATGTGCCGGACTACGGGATGTACGAAGTGGCGGATCATGCAATGGCGCTTGCTTTGGCCCTTGCCAGAAAAATTGTTCTAAACAACGACAATGTAAAAAGCGGCGTCTGGGAATATCAGAAAGCGATTCCCATTTACAGGTTGTCCACTCAGACGGTCGGCGTGATCGGCGTAGGACGGATCGGCACCGCTTTCGCGGAAAGAGCCAAAGCCTTTGGAATGAAGGTCCTTGCCTATGATGAATACGCACAAAAGGCCGGCCGCACGAAGGACTATATGAAAATGGTCAGCCTGGACGAGCTGCTAAAGCGTTCCGACATTATTTCCGTACATTGCCCGCTGGACGGGAACCGTGATCTGATTGCGGCCCCGCAGTTAAAGAAAATGAAAGAAAGCGCCTATCTCATCAACGTGTCCCGCGGCGGCATCATCAATGAGCGGGACCTGTTCAACGCCCTTTCCGACAAGGAAATCGCCGGCGCTGCATGCGATGTCTTCAGCCCGGAACCGATTGCGAAGGACAACCCCCTTCTGAGCCTTCCGAACTTTCTTGCCACTCCGCATATCGCCTGGTACTCGGAAGAGTCCGCAATCGAACTGGAGCGCAAGGTGGCGGAAGAGGCCGTTCGGGGCGCTCTGGATCAGCCCCTGCTCAATGTTGTCAACGCAGCTGCCGGAAAGTAA
- a CDS encoding sugar kinase, whose translation MSKGMMLIGEPMGLFIAQSEGRLEDIPGFSCAVAGAEFNVAVGMTRLELSASYLTKLGRDPFGKQIVKAMERNGIDTNLVSWSEDHSTGFMMKSMVSSGDPDIFYFRKNSAASTLSAEDIARVDFSAYQWVHVTGILPALSQSTREATMFLLEKARENGLTVSFDPNLRPQLWASQQEMVRVLNEIAAKSDIVLPGDSEGLILTGSREPEAIAEFYLKRGAKTVVVKQGPKGAYAARAEERFFVPGFPVEKVVDTVGAGDGFAVGIISALMENLPLREAVRRGNAIGAIQVMSRGDNEGLPTREQLQHFMQAK comes from the coding sequence ATGTCAAAAGGTATGATGCTGATCGGGGAACCAATGGGGCTGTTTATCGCGCAGTCCGAGGGCCGTCTGGAAGATATCCCCGGCTTCTCCTGCGCCGTTGCGGGGGCCGAGTTCAATGTTGCGGTGGGAATGACCAGGCTGGAGCTTTCCGCAAGCTATCTTACAAAACTGGGACGGGACCCTTTCGGGAAACAGATCGTAAAGGCGATGGAACGCAACGGGATCGACACCAATCTGGTTTCCTGGAGCGAGGACCACAGCACCGGCTTCATGATGAAATCCATGGTTTCCTCCGGCGATCCCGACATCTTTTACTTCCGTAAAAATTCCGCGGCGTCTACTTTGAGCGCCGAAGATATTGCCCGGGTGGACTTTTCAGCCTATCAGTGGGTGCATGTTACCGGAATCCTGCCGGCGCTTTCCCAGTCCACCAGAGAAGCGACGATGTTTTTGCTGGAAAAGGCCCGCGAAAACGGGCTGACCGTTTCTTTCGACCCGAATCTGCGGCCTCAGCTTTGGGCCAGTCAGCAGGAAATGGTAAGGGTTTTGAATGAAATAGCGGCAAAAAGCGACATTGTTCTTCCCGGCGATTCGGAGGGCCTTATCCTTACCGGAAGCAGGGAGCCGGAAGCCATCGCCGAATTCTACCTGAAGCGGGGAGCCAAAACCGTGGTAGTCAAGCAGGGGCCGAAGGGCGCCTATGCCGCGCGTGCGGAAGAACGCTTCTTCGTTCCGGGATTCCCTGTGGAAAAGGTGGTTGACACAGTCGGCGCGGGTGACGGGTTTGCCGTGGGCATCATCAGCGCGTTAATGGAAAACCTGCCGCTGAGGGAGGCGGTGCGCCGCGGAAACGCGATCGGCGCCATTCAGGTCATGTCCCGCGGCGACAATGAAGGACTGCCGACCAGGGAACAGCTGCAGCATTTTATGCAGGCAAAATAA
- a CDS encoding GntR family transcriptional regulator, whose product MEKQPLSLLEWAYAQIRDQIMSGEMEPGKKVVVNQIAESLSISPTPVKEAMNRLVAEGLMDMLPRRGFVVKQLSMDEIRNIMDCRIMMETFAAIPAAKNFHVHPEIQVKMREVLRKMADVQANDYVTANQYEQIYHGSIIRLTENQKLTELYDMLMGVSFSFLVYASSRHPMERHEAAHQEHKLMYECLEEGEGKKLEILIRTHLENTMKLYETFLPAYTKKDTNISAF is encoded by the coding sequence ATGGAAAAGCAACCCCTTTCTTTATTGGAATGGGCTTATGCCCAGATCAGGGACCAAATTATGTCCGGCGAAATGGAGCCGGGCAAAAAAGTCGTTGTCAATCAAATTGCCGAAAGTCTTTCGATCAGTCCCACCCCCGTCAAAGAAGCGATGAATCGTTTGGTGGCGGAGGGGTTAATGGACATGCTGCCCCGCCGGGGCTTTGTTGTAAAACAGTTAAGCATGGACGAAATCCGAAATATCATGGACTGCCGTATTATGATGGAAACCTTTGCGGCAATACCGGCAGCGAAAAATTTTCACGTGCACCCTGAAATTCAGGTGAAAATGCGCGAGGTATTAAGAAAAATGGCTGATGTTCAGGCAAATGACTATGTTACGGCCAACCAGTATGAACAGATTTATCACGGAAGCATTATCCGCCTGACGGAAAACCAGAAGCTGACGGAGCTTTACGATATGCTGATGGGCGTAAGCTTCTCCTTCCTTGTCTATGCTTCCTCCAGGCATCCTATGGAACGGCACGAAGCCGCCCATCAGGAACACAAGCTGATGTATGAATGTCTGGAAGAGGGAGAGGGCAAAAAGCTGGAGATCCTGATCCGCACGCATCTGGAAAACACGATGAAGCTTTATGAGACGTTTTTACCGGCTTATACAAAAAAAGATACCAATATATCCGCATTTTAA
- a CDS encoding methyl-accepting chemotaxis protein, with protein sequence MSEGNLSFPIQQRSNDEIGQLGAAFEKSAGTIREYIADIKRMLCEMGRGNLAVGTELEYIGDYIEIKQSFHSILISLNDTLGQIDQAAEQVSTGAGQVPQGAQALAQGAAEQASSVEELTATIAEISENIRSNAEQADGASKNVNTVLFEIETSNRHMEEMVAAMGRISESSGQIGKIIQTIEDIAFQTNILALNAAVEAARAGAAGKGFSVVADEVRNLASKSARAAKDTTALIAGSMEQVEHGTKIADETAKSLLRVVKSAKEVTGTIEKISDATNQQSAAIAQVTLGVGQISDVVQTNSATAQESAAESEELSAQAQSLKKLAGQFTLKSITADKAESA encoded by the coding sequence ATGTCGGAAGGCAATCTGAGCTTTCCCATTCAGCAGAGATCGAACGACGAGATCGGACAGCTCGGCGCAGCCTTTGAAAAATCGGCCGGAACAATCCGGGAATATATTGCCGACATCAAACGGATGCTCTGCGAAATGGGACGCGGGAATCTTGCCGTCGGCACTGAGCTGGAGTACATCGGAGACTACATTGAAATAAAGCAATCGTTTCACAGCATTCTGATTTCCCTGAACGATACTCTCGGGCAAATCGACCAGGCGGCGGAACAGGTTTCCACCGGAGCGGGACAGGTTCCGCAAGGAGCCCAGGCCCTGGCGCAGGGAGCGGCCGAACAGGCGAGCTCAGTGGAGGAGCTCACCGCGACGATTGCGGAAATATCGGAAAATATCCGGTCGAACGCGGAACAGGCCGACGGCGCCAGTAAAAATGTGAATACGGTTCTTTTTGAGATCGAAACAAGCAATCGGCATATGGAGGAAATGGTCGCGGCCATGGGGCGGATCAGCGAGTCCTCCGGTCAGATCGGGAAAATCATTCAGACCATTGAGGATATCGCCTTTCAGACCAATATTCTCGCCCTGAACGCCGCTGTGGAAGCGGCGAGAGCGGGCGCGGCAGGAAAGGGCTTTTCCGTGGTGGCCGACGAGGTGAGGAATCTGGCAAGCAAAAGCGCCCGGGCCGCAAAAGACACGACTGCCTTAATCGCGGGCTCCATGGAGCAGGTGGAACACGGTACCAAAATTGCCGACGAAACGGCAAAGTCCCTGCTCCGGGTCGTGAAAAGCGCGAAAGAAGTCACCGGTACCATTGAAAAAATTTCCGACGCCACCAACCAGCAATCGGCTGCGATCGCACAGGTAACGCTGGGCGTGGGGCAAATTTCGGACGTGGTACAGACGAACTCCGCAACGGCGCAGGAAAGCGCCGCGGAAAGTGAGGAACTGTCCGCACAGGCGCAATCGCTGAAAAAACTGGCCGGCCAGTTTACACTGAAATCCATCACGGCAGATAAAGCAGAGTCTGCGTAA
- a CDS encoding MCP four helix bundle domain-containing protein, producing the protein MLKNKKIGTKLALSFIFVIVICSIGGIAGFIVMSDMETKYSAALVDFGFAQGEIGLFNSEFKDNSAVLRDMLYTTDVRDRNSYATQLEKSNGQVNTFFSGMEKSMAGSRELGLYSDIQDNLANYEKLRSQIVELVKSGVACLLRIF; encoded by the coding sequence ATGTTGAAAAATAAGAAGATCGGCACAAAATTGGCGCTTTCTTTTATTTTTGTCATTGTCATCTGCAGCATCGGCGGCATTGCCGGGTTTATCGTAATGTCCGATATGGAGACAAAGTACAGTGCGGCTCTGGTGGATTTCGGCTTTGCGCAGGGAGAGATCGGCCTGTTCAACTCGGAGTTCAAAGACAACAGCGCTGTGCTCCGCGATATGCTTTACACAACGGATGTCAGGGACCGGAATTCGTACGCGACTCAACTGGAAAAATCAAACGGGCAGGTGAACACCTTCTTTTCCGGCATGGAAAAGAGTATGGCCGGCAGCAGGGAGCTGGGCCTGTACAGCGACATTCAGGATAATCTGGCCAATTATGAAAAGCTGCGGTCGCAGATCGTCGAGCTTGTAAAAAGCGGTGTCGCCTGCTTGCTCAGAATATTCTGA
- a CDS encoding SDR family oxidoreductase, with the protein MNLFDLTGKKAIVTGAASGLAHGIAEGLMESGAEVAIIDISAGTEAAAKEFCERGFKAHAVRANLGNRDELNRAFHEALEKLGGKIDILVPAAGIQRRSKSEDFSIEDWDLVLNINLSAVFMLCQLAGREMLKQKSGKIINIASMLSFFGGYTVPAYAASKGGVAQITKALSNEWAREGINVNAIAPGYMATQMNTKIIEDETRNTEITNRIPARRWGTPDDVKGVTIFLASHASDYLSGAIIPVDGGYLGC; encoded by the coding sequence ATGAACTTATTCGATTTAACGGGAAAAAAAGCGATCGTAACGGGCGCCGCTTCGGGTCTGGCCCACGGAATAGCCGAAGGCTTGATGGAATCGGGCGCTGAAGTGGCGATCATCGACATTTCAGCCGGCACGGAAGCGGCCGCGAAAGAATTCTGCGAGCGGGGATTCAAAGCCCATGCCGTCCGCGCCAACCTCGGCAACCGTGACGAGCTGAACCGTGCGTTTCATGAAGCGCTGGAAAAGCTTGGCGGGAAAATCGATATCCTTGTTCCGGCCGCGGGCATTCAGCGCCGCAGCAAGTCAGAGGATTTTTCGATAGAAGACTGGGATTTGGTCCTGAACATCAACCTGTCCGCCGTTTTCATGCTCTGCCAGCTTGCGGGACGCGAAATGCTCAAACAGAAGAGCGGAAAAATCATCAATATCGCTTCCATGCTCAGCTTCTTCGGCGGCTACACCGTCCCGGCCTACGCTGCCAGCAAAGGCGGCGTCGCCCAAATCACCAAAGCGCTCTCCAACGAGTGGGCCCGCGAGGGAATTAATGTAAACGCGATTGCGCCGGGTTACATGGCTACACAGATGAATACAAAAATCATTGAGGACGAAACCCGCAACACTGAAATCACAAACCGCATCCCGGCACGGCGCTGGGGCACGCCGGACGATGTCAAGGGCGTGACGATCTTTCTGGCTTCTCATGCATCCGATTATCTTAGTGGCGCAATTATTCCGGTAGACGGCGGTTACCTTGGCTGCTGA
- a CDS encoding substrate-binding domain-containing protein, translated as MKKLGAIILVLAMVLSLAACGNSSTASSQAASAAGSAAESTASGTATDKPLKLGISVPNLTNVFFVQIKDGMQKALKSPEDSLVVMDSQGDQNKQMNDVIDLINQGCNVIGLSPINSDGVRATLETCQKAGVPVIAFNVGVKNPELVASTIVSDNEASGHMCAQALAKALNNKGNVVEVTFSTTTTCYARQKGFEDEIKANYPDIKILQSKDVEKATADYSQPIMVDFINAYPDLDGVFTINDPTARGAISALKEAGKIKDVKVVSVDGSDEGKGFIRAGEMVASAAQDPTGIGSTTVGTAYKLIAGQKVEANIIMPMSIIDASNVDK; from the coding sequence ATGAAAAAATTAGGTGCAATCATTCTGGTTCTGGCTATGGTTTTGTCTCTGGCGGCCTGCGGAAACAGCAGTACGGCCTCTTCACAGGCGGCTAGTGCGGCGGGCAGTGCGGCTGAGAGCACTGCATCGGGCACAGCTACCGACAAACCTCTCAAACTCGGTATTTCCGTACCGAACCTCACAAACGTCTTTTTTGTACAGATCAAAGACGGCATGCAGAAGGCGCTCAAAAGCCCGGAAGACAGCCTTGTGGTGATGGACTCCCAGGGAGATCAGAACAAGCAGATGAACGACGTAATCGATCTGATCAACCAGGGCTGTAACGTAATCGGCCTGTCCCCCATCAACTCGGACGGCGTCCGCGCAACCCTTGAAACCTGCCAGAAGGCCGGCGTTCCGGTCATCGCTTTTAACGTAGGCGTTAAAAACCCCGAGCTTGTCGCCAGCACGATCGTTTCCGACAACGAGGCATCCGGACATATGTGCGCACAGGCCCTGGCAAAGGCACTGAACAACAAGGGCAACGTTGTTGAAGTCACTTTCAGCACCACCACCACCTGCTATGCCCGCCAGAAGGGTTTTGAAGATGAAATCAAGGCCAACTATCCGGATATCAAGATCCTTCAGAGCAAGGACGTGGAAAAAGCAACCGCAGACTACTCACAGCCGATCATGGTCGACTTTATCAATGCCTATCCGGATCTTGACGGCGTTTTCACCATTAACGATCCTACCGCCCGCGGCGCTATTTCGGCACTGAAGGAGGCGGGAAAAATCAAGGATGTCAAGGTTGTGTCCGTCGACGGCTCCGATGAAGGAAAAGGCTTTATCCGTGCGGGTGAAATGGTCGCTTCCGCCGCCCAGGACCCGACCGGCATCGGCAGCACCACAGTGGGAACCGCATACAAACTGATCGCCGGCCAAAAAGTGGAAGCAAACATCATTATGCCGATGTCCATTATTGACGCCAGCAACGTAGACAAATAA
- a CDS encoding phosphoglucomutase/phosphomannomutase family protein, with amino-acid sequence MIKFGTGGFRAIIGEDFTRGNLELLSAALAKMIKKDHAENLPVVIGYDRRFLSDFGAKWIACTLAAEGVRVHLINHDAPTPLIMFQVLKEAAAYGMAVTASHNPAEYNGVKLFTSGGRDAVEEVTDRLEKEIALMNPAEIRTMEYEEAAAGGLILEIDPQNHYIDSILNVIDTEAIKRKNLKILLDPMFGVSKTTLQTILLTCRCSVEVIHDRHDTLFGGRLPAPNSSTLSHLAQMVVQNGYDLGIATDGDADRIGLIDSSGSFIHPNDILVLLYYYLHEYKGWKGAAVRNIATTHCLDRMAESFGEACYEVPVGFKYISAKMEETDALIGGESSGGLTVRGHIHGKDGVYAGSLLVEMISVIGKSLRDILDEIHRKFGNFVMDEFDCRMTGERKEELQHLLFEEKKTPRFDLKIEKISYMDGCKVYFKNGGWIICRFSGTEPVLRIFSEMENAAEAARISRVFRDFLGL; translated from the coding sequence ATGATTAAATTTGGTACCGGCGGATTCCGCGCAATTATCGGAGAGGATTTTACACGGGGCAATCTGGAGCTGCTCTCCGCCGCATTGGCAAAAATGATAAAAAAGGACCATGCCGAAAACCTTCCGGTCGTCATTGGATACGACCGCAGGTTTCTGTCCGATTTCGGTGCAAAGTGGATTGCGTGCACCCTTGCGGCCGAGGGCGTCAGGGTACATCTCATCAACCACGACGCGCCGACGCCCCTGATTATGTTTCAGGTGCTGAAGGAAGCCGCCGCTTACGGGATGGCGGTCACGGCGAGCCATAACCCGGCGGAATACAACGGGGTCAAGCTTTTTACGTCCGGCGGAAGGGACGCGGTCGAAGAAGTAACCGACCGTCTGGAAAAAGAAATCGCATTGATGAATCCGGCCGAAATCCGCACGATGGAATATGAAGAAGCCGCCGCGGGCGGGCTGATTCTGGAGATTGACCCACAGAACCATTATATCGACAGTATTCTGAATGTAATTGATACCGAAGCCATTAAGAGAAAAAATCTGAAAATCCTTCTTGACCCCATGTTCGGAGTCAGCAAAACGACCCTGCAGACGATTCTGCTCACCTGCCGCTGCAGCGTCGAGGTCATCCACGACCGGCACGACACCCTGTTCGGGGGAAGGCTTCCCGCCCCGAACAGCTCGACGCTGTCCCATCTGGCCCAGATGGTCGTCCAGAACGGCTACGATCTGGGCATCGCCACGGACGGCGACGCCGACCGCATCGGCCTGATCGATTCCAGCGGAAGCTTTATCCACCCCAACGATATCCTCGTGCTGCTTTACTATTACCTGCATGAATATAAAGGCTGGAAGGGCGCCGCGGTGCGTAATATCGCCACGACCCACTGCCTCGACCGGATGGCGGAAAGCTTTGGGGAAGCCTGCTATGAGGTCCCGGTCGGCTTCAAGTATATTTCCGCCAAAATGGAGGAAACCGACGCCCTGATCGGCGGCGAGTCCTCCGGCGGGCTGACCGTGCGCGGCCATATTCACGGAAAGGACGGCGTTTATGCCGGTTCCCTGCTGGTGGAGATGATCAGCGTGATCGGCAAATCTTTGCGGGACATTCTCGACGAAATCCACCGAAAGTTCGGCAATTTCGTCATGGACGAGTTCGACTGCCGCATGACCGGCGAACGCAAGGAAGAATTGCAGCATCTCCTTTTTGAGGAGAAAAAAACGCCGCGGTTTGACCTGAAAATCGAAAAGATCTCCTACATGGACGGATGCAAGGTTTATTTCAAAAACGGAGGATGGATTATCTGCCGTTTTTCAGGAACGGAACCGGTGCTCCGTATTTTCAGCGAAATGGAAAATGCGGCTGAGGCCGCGCGCATCAGCCGGGTATTCCGTGATTTTCTGGGGCTTTGA